In Microbulbifer sp. GL-2, the following are encoded in one genomic region:
- a CDS encoding DASS family sodium-coupled anion symporter: MSIARQRFIILGPLLAVAFYLFLSMMGMQYLPAVTAAITLLTVIWWITEALPIPATSLVPFVLLPLFGVADHKMVAASLGSHVILLLMGAFILSKALEKSGAHERLALYMLRLFGVSSGRRLVLGFMLAAGFLSMWISNTATTLMMLPIALAILSRIQNERLTIALILGIAYAASLGGVGTPLGTPPNVIFMGIYEEVTGREFSFLGWMKVGVPVALVTLPIMALWLTRNVHLKNRIEPPVIGEWRAEEKRTLMVFGVAIFFWVTRNAPFGGWSDWLGIGAAGDSTVALAAVVAMFMVPNGKGGRLLDWQTAETIPWGMLLLFAGGIALAKGFTASGLSDMLGNGLSFLTAMPLWLMLVILCLGVTFLTEITSNTATATLLMPILAVAATSAGFDPMVLMIPAAMSASCAFMLPVATAPNAIAYGTGKVRMQDMVREGAVLSVTASLIIAGMCWLILA, translated from the coding sequence ATGTCGATTGCGCGGCAGCGCTTTATTATTTTAGGGCCACTACTAGCAGTGGCTTTTTATCTTTTTTTATCAATGATGGGAATGCAGTATCTGCCTGCGGTTACCGCGGCAATTACCTTGCTGACAGTGATCTGGTGGATTACTGAGGCCCTGCCCATACCCGCCACTTCATTGGTGCCTTTTGTACTCCTGCCGCTGTTTGGAGTCGCCGACCACAAAATGGTAGCGGCCTCTTTGGGCAGTCATGTGATATTGCTCCTAATGGGTGCTTTTATACTGTCGAAAGCCCTCGAAAAAAGTGGTGCTCATGAGCGGTTGGCCTTATATATGCTGCGTCTATTTGGGGTTTCCAGTGGCAGGCGCCTGGTTTTGGGTTTTATGTTGGCCGCCGGATTTCTCAGTATGTGGATTTCCAACACTGCCACAACACTGATGATGCTGCCTATCGCCCTGGCAATTCTCTCCCGAATCCAGAATGAGCGACTCACGATTGCCTTGATCCTGGGAATTGCCTATGCGGCCAGCCTTGGTGGGGTTGGCACGCCCTTGGGAACTCCTCCCAATGTGATTTTTATGGGTATTTATGAAGAGGTGACAGGCAGGGAGTTTAGTTTCCTGGGGTGGATGAAAGTAGGGGTTCCAGTGGCACTGGTAACGCTGCCGATTATGGCGTTGTGGTTAACCCGGAATGTGCACCTGAAAAATAGGATCGAACCTCCGGTAATTGGGGAGTGGCGTGCTGAGGAAAAGCGTACTTTGATGGTTTTCGGAGTGGCGATTTTTTTCTGGGTGACCCGCAATGCTCCATTTGGTGGTTGGAGTGACTGGCTGGGAATTGGCGCAGCTGGTGATAGTACGGTTGCTCTCGCCGCAGTGGTCGCCATGTTTATGGTGCCGAATGGCAAGGGTGGTCGTCTGTTGGATTGGCAGACGGCAGAGACAATTCCGTGGGGAATGCTGTTGCTTTTCGCCGGTGGTATTGCCCTGGCCAAGGGTTTTACCGCCTCGGGTTTGAGTGACATGCTCGGAAACGGGCTTTCATTCCTGACAGCCATGCCCCTGTGGTTGATGTTGGTTATTTTATGCCTGGGAGTTACTTTCCTAACGGAGATTACCAGTAATACAGCCACGGCAACCCTGCTGATGCCCATTCTCGCTGTTGCCGCTACCTCTGCAGGATTCGATCCCATGGTACTGATGATCCCCGCAGCCATGAGCGCCAGCTGCGCTTTTATGTTGCCGGTTGCCACAGCACCGAACGCTATCGCTTACGGTACGGGTAAAGTACGCATGCAGGATATGGTGAGGGAGGGTGCGGTACTGAGTGTGACGGCATCACTGATTATTGCAGGGATGTGCTGGTTGATATTGGCATAG
- a CDS encoding aldo/keto reductase translates to MYFIELNNGVEIPQLGMGMAAIGSWQQDDEYVSEIILKAIAVGYRLFDGASVYGNERALGRAIKESGLPREEFFISSKVWDTEQGRSKTHDAFARSLERLQLEYLDLYMIHWPVPALTRETWEAMEALYQQKKVRALGLSNFRKSDIEQIASFSEVRPVCNQIELHPYFTQQPLVDYCQFHKLAVSCWAPLGSGSTWSGVAVKEKPIVDPVILEVAERYSATPAQVILKWNIQQHRIVVPKSEKLENMSTNFSLSEFNLSNKDIQVINGLNCNKRLGGDPDYVHKNNLTVKVPD, encoded by the coding sequence ATGTACTTCATTGAGTTAAACAATGGTGTTGAAATTCCTCAGCTGGGTATGGGAATGGCTGCTATTGGTAGCTGGCAGCAGGATGATGAATATGTATCCGAGATCATTCTGAAGGCTATAGCCGTTGGCTACCGGTTGTTTGATGGCGCCTCTGTATATGGGAATGAGCGTGCCCTTGGCCGCGCTATCAAGGAGTCGGGCCTGCCCCGGGAAGAGTTTTTTATTTCCAGCAAAGTCTGGGATACGGAGCAGGGGAGGAGCAAGACCCATGATGCATTCGCGCGCAGTCTGGAGCGATTGCAACTGGAATACCTCGATCTTTACATGATTCACTGGCCGGTACCGGCCCTTACCCGGGAAACCTGGGAGGCAATGGAGGCACTTTACCAGCAGAAAAAAGTGCGTGCCCTGGGGTTATCTAACTTCCGTAAATCGGATATTGAACAAATAGCCAGTTTTTCTGAGGTTCGACCAGTTTGCAATCAAATTGAGTTGCACCCCTATTTTACCCAGCAGCCGTTAGTGGACTATTGCCAGTTCCATAAACTTGCAGTCAGTTGTTGGGCCCCTTTGGGTTCTGGTTCCACCTGGAGTGGGGTAGCTGTTAAGGAGAAACCAATCGTGGATCCAGTAATTCTGGAGGTTGCGGAAAGATATTCTGCAACGCCGGCTCAGGTTATCCTGAAGTGGAATATTCAACAGCATCGAATTGTTGTGCCAAAGTCGGAGAAACTGGAAAATATGAGCACAAATTTTTCACTGAGTGAGTTTAACCTCAGTAATAAGGATATTCAGGTGATTAACGGCCTGAACTGTAACAAACGCTTGGGCGGTGACCCCGATTATGTGCATAAAAATAATTTGACAGTGAAAGTGCCTGATTAG
- a CDS encoding TfoX/Sxy family protein codes for MAYNETLAEKVRNLLQENQGLTEKQMFGGLAFMLNGNMACGVVGEELMVRVGPDNYQDALSERYTRPMDYTGRPLKGMVYVEEDAVAADLDQWVNRGAEFACSLPPK; via the coding sequence ATGGCGTACAACGAAACCTTGGCAGAAAAGGTACGCAACCTGTTACAGGAAAATCAGGGCCTTACAGAAAAGCAGATGTTTGGTGGCTTGGCATTTATGCTAAATGGCAACATGGCCTGTGGAGTTGTCGGCGAAGAGCTAATGGTTCGTGTCGGTCCAGATAATTATCAGGATGCTCTGTCAGAGCGCTATACACGGCCGATGGATTATACCGGGCGGCCTTTAAAAGGTATGGTGTATGTCGAAGAGGATGCTGTCGCTGCGGATCTTGATCAGTGGGTAAATCGGGGTGCAGAGTTTGCATGTTCACTGCCCCCTAAGTGA
- a CDS encoding outer membrane beta-barrel protein, with translation MKFTALAILIALSSTGVYAEDKSFYLKASLGYMQFDSEDSFAVKEDLNSTGYALTFGYRINDYIAIEGGRANLGNISRDYEFTVRDSEIYYDYDEIVVENYDYKGTSESKLKSYSLGLAFSTQIQQNLNAGIRLGVHQWCVDIRSRSEYSGTRSWYTEDRELVSVEPYNSSYDWGSSKNSGSNPYYGAEVNWTTGDWGFSLEHTIYEIQDDTANLSSVGVTYSF, from the coding sequence TTGAAATTCACCGCTCTCGCTATCCTTATAGCACTGTCCAGTACCGGCGTTTACGCCGAAGACAAGTCTTTCTACCTAAAAGCTTCACTCGGCTATATGCAGTTTGATTCCGAAGACTCCTTTGCAGTGAAGGAAGATCTGAACTCCACTGGCTACGCACTCACTTTTGGCTACCGGATTAATGACTATATTGCTATTGAGGGTGGCAGGGCCAATTTGGGAAATATCAGCAGAGACTATGAATTCACTGTTCGCGACAGCGAAATATACTACGACTATGATGAGATAGTTGTTGAAAACTACGATTACAAGGGTACAAGTGAAAGCAAACTCAAGTCCTATAGCCTGGGCTTAGCATTTTCTACACAAATCCAACAAAACCTGAATGCAGGCATTCGTCTCGGCGTTCACCAGTGGTGTGTAGACATCAGGAGTAGAAGTGAGTATTCCGGCACACGCAGCTGGTATACCGAAGATCGAGAACTTGTCAGTGTGGAACCTTATAACAGCTCTTACGACTGGGGCAGCTCCAAAAACAGTGGCAGTAACCCCTACTACGGCGCTGAGGTAAATTGGACCACTGGCGACTGGGGTTTTAGCTTGGAGCACACCATCTACGAGATTCAGGATGATACCGCCAACCTCTCCTCGGTGGGCGTAACCTATAGTTTCTGA
- a CDS encoding TIGR04282 family arsenosugar biosynthesis glycosyltransferase: MSSPVSSLGGKPLRLVVMAKAPLAGYAKTRLIPALGEQGAAVLAEKLLHHTLEECVRADLGPVELHVAPDSSHAYWQGFSMPRSVSLYGQAQGNLGQRLWHATGNARALGQGLLLLGTDCPSLTVQRLHIAALGLQKSDAVMYPAKDGGYTLLGLKEVQARLFEDIDWSTEVVARQTLDRLWECGMSCQRLEALADIDEPDDLTFLPRAWQESALLG; encoded by the coding sequence ATGAGTAGTCCAGTGAGCAGCCTTGGAGGAAAACCCCTGCGCCTGGTGGTGATGGCCAAGGCGCCACTGGCAGGATATGCCAAAACCCGTTTGATTCCCGCTTTGGGCGAGCAGGGGGCCGCTGTGCTGGCGGAGAAGTTGTTGCACCATACCCTGGAAGAGTGTGTGAGAGCGGACTTGGGGCCTGTGGAGTTACATGTGGCACCAGACTCGTCTCACGCCTATTGGCAGGGCTTCTCAATGCCGCGTTCCGTGTCCCTTTACGGGCAGGCCCAGGGTAATCTCGGGCAGCGCTTGTGGCATGCCACGGGAAATGCGCGGGCACTGGGGCAGGGACTCCTGTTACTCGGCACGGATTGTCCATCACTCACTGTGCAGCGCCTGCATATTGCGGCGTTGGGGCTGCAGAAATCTGATGCGGTAATGTATCCAGCTAAAGACGGCGGTTACACCCTGTTGGGGCTCAAAGAAGTACAGGCGCGGCTGTTTGAGGATATCGATTGGAGTACCGAGGTGGTAGCGCGGCAGACATTGGATCGACTGTGGGAGTGTGGAATGAGTTGCCAACGCTTGGAGGCGTTGGCAGATATCGATGAGCCCGATGATTTAACCTTTCTGCCTCGGGCTTGGCAGGAGTCCGCCCTCCTGGGCTAA
- a CDS encoding DUF4231 domain-containing protein, producing MSAIPNTVEVLDKLRWNAHLCKHSHFRASMKGRNLHVLCGVPIVVVNLFLGSLFFSLINAELPDWTKWSGAALALVAALLGGVQTFFNFKKNYEGHRQVGNEYLAIARECERLIALYFDRILDLEHLSNKVSELNTRYSEINQRAEEFIVSDKVYRQAMQIQNQKASREPSLVERMRNLQKAALEQDKIHSKASTIETP from the coding sequence ATGAGCGCTATACCCAATACAGTTGAGGTACTGGACAAACTGCGCTGGAACGCGCACCTGTGCAAGCATAGCCACTTCCGCGCCTCCATGAAGGGCCGTAACCTGCATGTACTCTGCGGGGTACCGATAGTGGTGGTTAACCTCTTTCTCGGTTCTCTGTTCTTTTCACTGATCAATGCCGAGCTGCCAGACTGGACTAAATGGAGCGGTGCCGCCCTGGCCCTGGTTGCAGCCCTGCTTGGGGGTGTCCAGACCTTTTTCAACTTCAAAAAGAACTACGAAGGCCATCGCCAGGTAGGTAATGAGTACCTGGCCATTGCCAGGGAGTGTGAACGTCTCATCGCACTCTATTTTGATCGTATCCTCGACCTCGAACACCTTTCCAACAAAGTCTCAGAATTGAATACCCGCTATAGCGAGATTAACCAAAGAGCCGAAGAATTTATTGTTTCAGACAAGGTTTACCGCCAAGCCATGCAGATACAAAACCAGAAAGCCAGTCGTGAGCCGTCCCTGGTAGAACGGATGCGCAACTTGCAGAAAGCTGCGCTGGAACAGGATAAAATACACTCAAAGGCATCAACAATAGAAACCCCCTAA
- the purL gene encoding phosphoribosylformylglycinamidine synthase — MLVLRGAPALSKFRHKKLLNQLRALQPTIDDLYAEFVHFADSDSLDNKEMALLEQLLQYGPTEEKHEPKGELILVAPRPGTISPWSSKATDIAHNTGLAKIHRLERGVAYYLTGVELTEAERQTLASELHDRMVEVVFSDFEQAEQLFVEEAPRPLRGVDILEGGREALEVANVTLGLALAEDEIDYLLTSFQELERNPTDVELMMFAQANSEHCRHKIFNATWTINGEEMPHSLFGMIKNTYQKGGDNVLSAYADNAAVVAGNVAGRFYPDPESKEYSFSNEAIHLLMKVETHNHPTAIAPFSGAGTGAGGEIRDEGAVGRGSKPKVGLTGFTVSNLQIPGWEQPWESNYGKPERIVTALDIMIEGPIGGAAFNNEFGRPNICGYFRTFEENFDGERRGYHKPIMLAGGYGNIREEHVDKPEFSPGAKLVALGGPAMLIGLGGGAASSMASGSSSEDLDFASVQRQNPEIERRCQEVIDQCWQLGEKNPIAFIHDVGAGGLSNAFPELVKDGGTGGNFELRNVPCDEPGMSPLEIWCNESQERYVLAVMPEDLERFEQICERERAPFAVVGEATEDKHLLLNDTKFESKPVDLPMSVLFGKPPRMHREAQTREVESKAFSTADIDLNEAAERVLRLPTVASKSFLITIGDRTVTGQVSRDQMVGPWQVPVADCAVTTVAYDSYAGEAMSMGERTPVALLDAPASGRLAVGEAITNIACTPVKQLSDIKLSANWMCAAGHPGEEEKLYRTVEAVGMELCPELGITIPVGKDSMSMRTAWEEDGEQKAITAPLSLVISAFTPVTDVRKTVTPQLRTDKGESELLLIDLGAGKNRLGGSCLAQVYNELGDKPADLDDARKLKGFFEVVQQALNEDLIMAYHDRADGGLFTTLAEMGFAGRVGMDVEIYELGEDPIAALFSEELGAVLQVPACEADMLVQRFAAVGVPTHKIGYLNNNEHLCITNNGVEIFKRSRAELQHIWSETSFRIQSLRDNADCAEQEFAAIAQEDPGLSVNLTFDINDDISAPYIAKGTRPKVAVLREQGVNSQVEMAHSFHRAGFNAVDVHMSDILSGRVVLDEYKGLVGCGGFSYGDVLGAGEGWAKTILFNERARDQFEGFFNRKDTFGLGVCNGCQMFSVIKELIPGADHWPRFVRNLSEQYEARFALVGVEDSPSVLFRGMAGTYMPVAVAHGEGRVEFANQQALENCEASGTIAMRYLNNKGEISQTYPANPNGSVNGITSLCSEDGRVTIMMPHPERVARAVSNSWHPDEWKEDSGWMRLFRNARVFVD, encoded by the coding sequence ATGCTAGTTCTGCGTGGTGCTCCCGCACTGTCGAAATTCCGCCATAAAAAACTGCTCAACCAACTGCGCGCGCTGCAACCGACTATCGACGATCTCTATGCCGAGTTCGTACACTTTGCAGATAGCGACTCACTGGATAACAAGGAGATGGCGCTGCTTGAGCAGCTGCTCCAGTACGGCCCGACTGAAGAAAAGCATGAACCGAAAGGCGAATTGATCCTGGTGGCGCCGCGCCCAGGCACAATTTCCCCCTGGTCCTCCAAGGCCACGGATATTGCTCACAATACCGGTCTGGCAAAAATCCACCGCCTGGAGCGGGGAGTCGCCTATTACCTTACTGGCGTGGAATTAACTGAAGCTGAACGCCAGACCCTGGCTTCGGAGCTGCACGATCGCATGGTTGAGGTGGTGTTTAGCGACTTTGAGCAAGCTGAACAGCTGTTTGTAGAAGAGGCACCACGCCCGCTGCGTGGAGTGGATATCCTCGAAGGCGGTCGCGAGGCACTGGAAGTTGCCAATGTCACTCTTGGCCTGGCGTTGGCTGAAGACGAAATTGATTATCTGCTCACCAGTTTCCAGGAATTAGAGCGCAATCCCACCGATGTAGAACTGATGATGTTCGCCCAGGCGAACTCCGAGCACTGTCGCCACAAGATCTTCAATGCCACTTGGACTATCAACGGCGAAGAGATGCCGCACTCTCTGTTTGGCATGATCAAAAATACCTATCAGAAGGGTGGCGACAATGTACTGTCCGCCTACGCGGACAATGCTGCAGTTGTGGCGGGCAATGTGGCTGGACGCTTTTATCCAGACCCGGAGAGCAAGGAATACAGTTTCAGCAACGAAGCAATTCACTTGCTGATGAAGGTGGAAACCCATAACCACCCAACTGCGATTGCTCCTTTCTCTGGTGCCGGTACCGGTGCTGGTGGTGAAATTCGCGATGAAGGCGCGGTTGGTCGCGGCTCCAAGCCAAAAGTGGGGCTGACCGGCTTTACGGTTTCCAACCTGCAGATCCCCGGTTGGGAACAGCCGTGGGAATCCAATTACGGCAAGCCCGAGCGTATTGTTACTGCCCTGGATATTATGATCGAAGGGCCCATCGGTGGCGCCGCTTTTAACAACGAATTTGGCCGCCCGAATATCTGCGGATACTTCCGTACCTTTGAAGAGAACTTTGATGGCGAACGCCGCGGCTACCACAAGCCGATTATGCTCGCCGGTGGTTATGGCAACATCCGCGAAGAGCATGTGGATAAGCCTGAATTTTCCCCGGGCGCCAAGCTGGTAGCGCTGGGTGGTCCGGCGATGTTGATCGGTCTGGGTGGCGGTGCTGCTTCCAGTATGGCCAGCGGCTCCAGTTCTGAGGATCTGGATTTTGCCTCGGTGCAGCGCCAGAACCCGGAAATTGAGCGGCGCTGCCAGGAAGTGATCGACCAATGCTGGCAGTTGGGTGAGAAAAACCCTATTGCTTTTATCCACGATGTGGGGGCGGGTGGCTTATCCAACGCATTCCCTGAGCTGGTTAAAGACGGCGGCACCGGCGGCAACTTCGAGCTGCGCAATGTGCCCTGTGATGAACCCGGTATGAGCCCGCTGGAAATCTGGTGTAACGAATCCCAGGAGCGCTATGTACTGGCAGTAATGCCGGAAGACCTGGAACGCTTCGAACAAATCTGTGAGCGTGAGCGAGCGCCTTTCGCCGTTGTTGGTGAGGCCACTGAAGACAAACACCTGCTGCTGAACGACACCAAGTTTGAATCCAAGCCGGTGGATCTGCCAATGTCTGTTTTGTTCGGCAAGCCACCGCGCATGCACCGCGAGGCGCAAACACGTGAGGTTGAAAGCAAAGCATTTTCCACTGCGGATATCGATCTCAATGAAGCGGCTGAACGCGTACTGCGCCTGCCCACGGTGGCGAGCAAAAGCTTCCTGATCACCATTGGCGATCGCACTGTCACTGGTCAGGTATCCCGCGATCAGATGGTCGGCCCCTGGCAGGTACCGGTGGCAGACTGCGCTGTGACTACCGTTGCCTACGACAGCTACGCCGGTGAAGCCATGTCTATGGGTGAGCGCACCCCGGTGGCCCTGCTGGATGCACCGGCTTCCGGCCGCCTGGCGGTGGGTGAGGCAATCACCAATATTGCCTGTACCCCGGTGAAGCAACTCTCCGATATTAAACTCTCCGCCAACTGGATGTGTGCCGCAGGCCACCCGGGTGAAGAGGAAAAGCTCTATCGCACCGTCGAGGCGGTGGGTATGGAGCTGTGTCCTGAGTTGGGTATTACCATTCCAGTGGGCAAGGACTCCATGTCTATGCGCACAGCTTGGGAGGAGGACGGCGAGCAGAAGGCGATTACCGCACCATTGTCTCTGGTAATTTCCGCGTTTACTCCAGTCACTGATGTACGCAAAACGGTTACTCCGCAACTGCGTACCGATAAAGGCGAGAGCGAACTGCTGTTGATCGACCTGGGCGCCGGCAAAAACCGCTTGGGTGGCTCCTGTCTGGCGCAGGTCTACAATGAGCTGGGTGACAAACCAGCAGACCTGGATGACGCCAGGAAACTGAAAGGTTTCTTCGAGGTGGTACAGCAGGCTCTGAATGAAGACCTGATTATGGCTTACCACGACCGCGCCGACGGCGGTCTTTTCACGACCCTGGCGGAAATGGGCTTTGCCGGCCGCGTGGGTATGGATGTGGAAATCTACGAACTGGGTGAAGATCCAATTGCCGCACTGTTCAGTGAAGAGCTGGGTGCAGTGTTGCAGGTCCCCGCCTGTGAAGCGGATATGCTGGTACAGCGTTTTGCCGCTGTCGGTGTACCCACCCACAAGATCGGTTACCTGAACAACAACGAGCACTTGTGCATCACCAATAACGGCGTTGAAATCTTCAAGCGTTCCCGTGCCGAACTGCAGCATATCTGGTCGGAAACCAGCTTCCGCATCCAGTCCCTGCGCGATAATGCCGACTGTGCCGAGCAGGAATTTGCCGCGATTGCCCAGGAAGATCCGGGCCTGTCGGTCAATCTTACTTTCGATATCAACGACGATATCAGCGCGCCTTATATCGCCAAGGGCACTCGTCCGAAAGTCGCCGTATTGCGCGAGCAGGGTGTCAACAGCCAGGTGGAAATGGCGCACTCCTTCCACCGCGCCGGCTTTAATGCCGTCGACGTGCATATGAGCGATATCCTCTCCGGTCGAGTGGTCCTGGATGAATACAAGGGCCTGGTTGGCTGCGGTGGCTTCTCTTATGGTGATGTACTCGGTGCTGGAGAGGGGTGGGCCAAAACCATCCTGTTTAACGAGCGTGCCCGCGATCAGTTTGAAGGCTTCTTCAACCGCAAGGATACCTTCGGTCTGGGGGTGTGTAACGGTTGCCAGATGTTCTCTGTGATCAAGGAGTTGATCCCCGGAGCTGATCACTGGCCGCGCTTTGTGCGCAACCTGTCCGAGCAGTATGAAGCGCGCTTTGCCCTGGTGGGTGTTGAGGATTCCCCCTCTGTGCTATTCAGGGGAATGGCGGGTACTTACATGCCTGTAGCAGTTGCCCATGGTGAGGGGCGAGTGGAATTTGCCAACCAGCAGGCACTGGAGAATTGTGAAGCTTCAGGCACCATTGCTATGCGCTACCTGAATAACAAAGGTGAGATTTCCCAAACTTATCCTGCCAACCCCAACGGCTCGGTTAACGGTATTACCTCCCTGTGCTCTGAAGATGGTCGCGTAACCATCATGATGCCGCACCCGGAGCGCGTAGCGCGCGCTGTCAGCAACAGCTGGCACCCGGACGAATGGAAAGAGGACTCCGGCTGGATGCGCCTGTTCCGCAATGCACGGGTATTTGTCGATTAG
- a CDS encoding TrmH family RNA methyltransferase produces MQKEHSDHTPGKHHFPLCYLATDIRTPSNVGGLFRIADALGVEMIYLAGKSLLPPNSKIRKVSRSTEQRVPYQYVSDAVQVAQQLREKGYKIICLEITSGSIELNQAPVVMDDKVCLVLGSEKDGVAGDLLEIADSIVHIAMQGVNSSMNVTSACAIASYELLRKIAPKQPD; encoded by the coding sequence ATGCAGAAAGAACACAGTGATCACACCCCTGGCAAACATCATTTTCCTCTGTGTTATCTGGCCACGGATATCCGCACTCCAAGCAATGTAGGCGGGCTCTTCCGTATCGCAGACGCCCTGGGCGTGGAAATGATTTATCTGGCCGGAAAAAGCCTATTACCGCCAAACTCAAAAATCCGTAAAGTTTCCAGGTCAACCGAGCAACGTGTTCCTTATCAATATGTGAGTGACGCCGTACAAGTTGCGCAGCAATTACGGGAAAAGGGTTACAAGATTATCTGCCTGGAAATTACTTCAGGAAGTATTGAACTAAACCAGGCCCCAGTCGTTATGGATGACAAGGTTTGCCTGGTTCTGGGCTCAGAAAAGGACGGGGTTGCCGGAGATTTGCTCGAGATCGCGGACTCCATCGTGCACATTGCTATGCAAGGGGTAAACTCCTCAATGAACGTCACCTCGGCCTGCGCCATCGCAAGCTATGAACTCCTGAGAAAAATTGCTCCCAAACAGCCCGACTAA
- the mltF gene encoding membrane-bound lytic murein transglycosylase MltF — protein MMMRSRMLRYARRLLKGVALSCCASMLVASKAPNTLERIKASGELIVLSQNGPTTYYEDATGNPTGFEYGMLRAFAEELGVKLVIRDVHDLDEMFALLRDPEEGAHFAAAGLTVTPERREQVRFAPSYFEIRQQVIYRVGEQRPRRTSDLKGKTVAVIAGSAHAEELKKLSRRYPQLNWEEVSDVDAMELVEMVQQGKYSYAVVDSNAYAVHRGLYPNTAVAFNLTQFQPVSWAFPKSDDDSLYQSARLFMLRANTNGMIAQLREEFFGHVSDLNVGGAQAFAKRSRERLPQWRGVMQKVADQYELDWHLLAALSYQESYWNPRARSRTGVRGLMMLTLNTAKDLGVNRLNPEESIEGGARYIVQIRNKLPERIREPDRTWMALAAYNVGYGHLEDARVLTERMGGNPDLWPDVREHLPLLAKRQYYKTTKHGYARGWEPVTYVQNIRHYQALLSWSSRIEEQRLAAANDESRAILANGSAVEAESSAAPAL, from the coding sequence ATGATGATGAGAAGCCGCATGCTGCGCTATGCCCGCCGTCTATTAAAGGGGGTGGCTCTATCCTGCTGTGCCTCTATGTTGGTCGCCAGTAAGGCTCCAAATACCCTGGAGCGCATCAAGGCCTCAGGGGAGCTGATTGTGCTTTCACAGAATGGCCCCACCACATATTACGAAGATGCCACCGGCAACCCCACCGGTTTTGAGTACGGTATGTTGCGCGCTTTTGCCGAAGAGCTAGGCGTTAAATTGGTGATCCGCGATGTGCACGACCTGGACGAAATGTTCGCACTTTTGCGTGATCCCGAAGAGGGCGCGCATTTTGCCGCCGCCGGTTTGACCGTCACCCCTGAGCGCCGCGAGCAGGTTCGCTTTGCTCCTTCCTACTTCGAAATCCGCCAGCAGGTTATTTATCGTGTCGGCGAACAGCGCCCACGCAGAACCAGCGACCTGAAAGGCAAGACTGTTGCAGTGATCGCCGGCAGTGCCCATGCAGAGGAACTGAAAAAACTGTCACGACGCTATCCACAATTAAACTGGGAAGAAGTCTCCGATGTGGATGCCATGGAGCTGGTGGAAATGGTGCAGCAGGGCAAGTACAGCTATGCAGTTGTGGATTCCAATGCCTACGCAGTACACCGCGGCCTCTACCCGAATACCGCCGTCGCTTTTAATCTCACACAATTCCAGCCGGTTTCCTGGGCATTCCCCAAGAGCGACGATGACAGCCTGTACCAAAGTGCACGCCTGTTTATGCTGCGCGCCAATACCAACGGCATGATTGCGCAACTGCGCGAAGAATTTTTCGGTCATGTGAGCGATCTGAATGTCGGCGGCGCCCAGGCATTTGCCAAACGCAGCCGCGAGCGCCTGCCCCAGTGGCGCGGTGTAATGCAAAAAGTGGCCGACCAGTACGAGCTGGATTGGCACCTGCTGGCGGCACTCAGTTACCAGGAGTCCTACTGGAACCCCCGCGCCCGCTCACGCACCGGTGTGCGCGGTCTGATGATGCTCACTCTGAATACAGCTAAAGACCTGGGGGTTAACCGCCTTAATCCTGAAGAGAGTATTGAAGGTGGTGCGCGCTATATCGTACAAATCCGCAATAAGCTTCCAGAGCGCATCCGCGAACCCGACAGGACCTGGATGGCGCTGGCGGCCTATAACGTCGGCTACGGCCATCTGGAAGACGCCCGCGTCCTTACCGAACGTATGGGCGGCAATCCAGACCTGTGGCCCGATGTACGCGAGCACCTGCCACTGCTGGCCAAGCGCCAGTACTACAAGACTACCAAGCACGGTTACGCACGCGGGTGGGAGCCTGTAACCTATGTGCAAAATATTCGCCACTATCAGGCGCTGTTAAGCTGGAGCAGCCGCATCGAGGAGCAACGCCTGGCCGCCGCTAACGATGAAAGCCGCGCGATTCTCGCCAATGGTAGTGCGGTTGAGGCAGAGAGCAGCGCGGCCCCGGCACTTTAG